One stretch of Juglans microcarpa x Juglans regia isolate MS1-56 chromosome 3D, Jm3101_v1.0, whole genome shotgun sequence DNA includes these proteins:
- the LOC121254960 gene encoding F-box/kelch-repeat protein At5g60570-like isoform X2 has protein sequence MVFRYSLEEPTGIMEGAGPEAPATAGVQGFGVKQLPKSYDQEYGYLQKDLLLTNSLLARHKGSKDVEKCLLDKKVHIPHFECMIPKKIKPTIIASSGEKCDGQASDDSFLPGLTDDAALDVLAWSNRSYYPNLACLNKKFKSLIESGDLYKLRRRLGVVEHWVYLACILMPWEAFDPVRDRWMRLPRMPCDECFTYADKESLAVGTELLVFGHELSGFAIWMYSLLTRDWSRCHLMNWPRCLFGSSSLGEVAIVAGGSDKNGHILKAAELYNSELGTWQALADMNVPRKLCSGFFMDGKFYVIGGMSSHTNRLTCGEEYDMEMGTWRRIQNMYPVSGVGREPAMCSPPLVAVVNNQLYSADQATNEVKKYDKINNSWTVVKRLPVRADSSNGWGLAFKACGNSLLVIGGHRGPEGEVIVIHSWEPKQGNQDWRILSVRERAGAFVYNCAVLTGLSLKYLCRFSPRA, from the coding sequence ATGGTGTTCAGATATTCTCTTGAGGAACCAACTGGGATAATGGAAGGAGCAGGTCCTGAAGCACCAGCCACAGCTGGTGTGCAGGGTTTTGGTGTAAAACAGCTTCCCAAATCCTATGATCAAGAGTATGGGTACTTACAGAAGGATTTGTTGTTGACAAATTCTCTATTGGCTAGACATAAGGGCTCGAAAGATGTTGAGAAATGCTTGCTGGACAAGAAGGTGCATATTCCTCATTTTGAGTGCATGATACCGAAGAAAATCAAGCCAACAATCATAGCAAGTTCTGGGGAGAAGTGTGATGGTCAGGCATCTGATGATAGCTTCCTACCAGGTCTCACTGATGATGCAGCATTAGATGTGTTGGCCTGGAGCAATAGATCATACTACCCAAATCTGGCctgtttgaacaaaaaattcaaGTCCTTGATTGAGAGTGGAGATTTATACAAATTGAGGCGACGACTTGGTGTGGTTGAGCACTGGGTTTATCTTGCCTGTATACTGATGCCATGGGAAGCATTTGATCCTGTTAGAGATAGATGGATGAGATTGCCCAGGATGCCTTGTGATGAATGTTTTACTTATGCAGACAAGGAGTCTCTTGCTGTAGGGACTGAGCTACTTGTCTTTGGCCACGAGTTATCAGGATTTGCAATTTGGATGTATAGCTTGCTTACTCGGGATTGGTCAAGATGCCATCTAATGAACTGGCCCCGCTGTCTGTTTGGCTCAAGCAGCCTTGGGGAAGTTGCTATTGTAGCTGGGGGAAGCGACAAGAATGGTCATATTCTAAAAGCTGCTGAGCTTTACAATTCTGAACTGGGTACCTGGCAAGCTTTGGCAGATATGAATGTCCCTCGCAAACTGTGTTCGGGCTTCTTTATGGATGGGAAGTTTTATGTGATTGGGGGAATGTCAAGCCATACGAATCGTTTAACATGTGGTGAAGAGTATGACATGGAAATGGGAACATGGAGGAGAATACAGAACATGTATCCAGTTTCTGGTGTGGGGAGAGAGCCAGCTATGTGTTCCCCTCCTCTGGTAGCTGTTGTAAATAATCAGCTTTATTCTGCTGATCAAGCAACAAATGAAGTCAAGAAATATGACAAGATCAATAACTCATGGACAGTTGTGAAGAGGTTGCCAGTTAGGGCCGACTCATCCAATGGTTGGGGCCTAGCATTCAAGGCATGTGGAAACAGCTTGTTAGTGATTGGAGGACACAGGGGACCTGAAGGGGAAGTTATTGTGATCCACTCTTGGGAACCAAAGCAAGGAAACCAAGACTGGCGCATCCTTTCTGTCAGGGAGCGAGCAGGTGCTTTTGTCTACAACTGCGCG
- the LOC121254960 gene encoding F-box/kelch-repeat protein At5g60570-like isoform X3 — protein MVFRYSLEEPTGIMEGAGPEAPATAGVQGFGVKQLPKSYDQEYGYLQKDLLLTNSLLARHKGSKDVEKCLLDKKVHIPHFECMIPKKIKPTIIASSGEKCDGQASDDSFLPGLTDDAALDVLAWSNRSYYPNLACLNKKFKSLIESGDLYKLRRRLGVVEHWVYLACILMPWEAFDPVRDRWMRLPRMPCDECFTYADKESLAVGTELLVFGHELSGFAIWMYSLLTRDWSRCHLMNWPRCLFGSSSLGEVAIVAGGSDKNGHILKAAELYNSELGTWQALADMNVPRKLCSGFFMDGKFYVIGGMSSHTNRLTCGEEYDMEMGTWRRIQNMYPVSGVGREPAMCSPPLVAVVNNQLYSADQATNEVKKYDKINNSWTVVKRLPVRADSSNGWGLAFKACGNSLLVIGGHRGPEGEVIVIHSWEPKQGNQDWRILSVRERAGAFVYNCAVMGC, from the coding sequence ATGGTGTTCAGATATTCTCTTGAGGAACCAACTGGGATAATGGAAGGAGCAGGTCCTGAAGCACCAGCCACAGCTGGTGTGCAGGGTTTTGGTGTAAAACAGCTTCCCAAATCCTATGATCAAGAGTATGGGTACTTACAGAAGGATTTGTTGTTGACAAATTCTCTATTGGCTAGACATAAGGGCTCGAAAGATGTTGAGAAATGCTTGCTGGACAAGAAGGTGCATATTCCTCATTTTGAGTGCATGATACCGAAGAAAATCAAGCCAACAATCATAGCAAGTTCTGGGGAGAAGTGTGATGGTCAGGCATCTGATGATAGCTTCCTACCAGGTCTCACTGATGATGCAGCATTAGATGTGTTGGCCTGGAGCAATAGATCATACTACCCAAATCTGGCctgtttgaacaaaaaattcaaGTCCTTGATTGAGAGTGGAGATTTATACAAATTGAGGCGACGACTTGGTGTGGTTGAGCACTGGGTTTATCTTGCCTGTATACTGATGCCATGGGAAGCATTTGATCCTGTTAGAGATAGATGGATGAGATTGCCCAGGATGCCTTGTGATGAATGTTTTACTTATGCAGACAAGGAGTCTCTTGCTGTAGGGACTGAGCTACTTGTCTTTGGCCACGAGTTATCAGGATTTGCAATTTGGATGTATAGCTTGCTTACTCGGGATTGGTCAAGATGCCATCTAATGAACTGGCCCCGCTGTCTGTTTGGCTCAAGCAGCCTTGGGGAAGTTGCTATTGTAGCTGGGGGAAGCGACAAGAATGGTCATATTCTAAAAGCTGCTGAGCTTTACAATTCTGAACTGGGTACCTGGCAAGCTTTGGCAGATATGAATGTCCCTCGCAAACTGTGTTCGGGCTTCTTTATGGATGGGAAGTTTTATGTGATTGGGGGAATGTCAAGCCATACGAATCGTTTAACATGTGGTGAAGAGTATGACATGGAAATGGGAACATGGAGGAGAATACAGAACATGTATCCAGTTTCTGGTGTGGGGAGAGAGCCAGCTATGTGTTCCCCTCCTCTGGTAGCTGTTGTAAATAATCAGCTTTATTCTGCTGATCAAGCAACAAATGAAGTCAAGAAATATGACAAGATCAATAACTCATGGACAGTTGTGAAGAGGTTGCCAGTTAGGGCCGACTCATCCAATGGTTGGGGCCTAGCATTCAAGGCATGTGGAAACAGCTTGTTAGTGATTGGAGGACACAGGGGACCTGAAGGGGAAGTTATTGTGATCCACTCTTGGGAACCAAAGCAAGGAAACCAAGACTGGCGCATCCTTTCTGTCAGGGAGCGAGCAGGTGCTTTTGTCTACAACTGCGCGGTAATGGGCTGTTAA